In Topomyia yanbarensis strain Yona2022 chromosome 2, ASM3024719v1, whole genome shotgun sequence, one DNA window encodes the following:
- the LOC131684123 gene encoding histone acetyltransferase type B catalytic subunit, which produces MTAIAKLQNFVSNAVESTRFRLIRNEKDFDDESVAFHPEMAHQIFGEQECIFGYRDLAIDICFAAGPMDIYFNVKYSMKVDDVGSDGVKADDVEKALAELVEDGCYYTNLEEYKKVITAKMKTFTPFGEKVDEFQVNSGFSGLQARTFQVYMTDINDKDFLNFHSRLETLSFWFIDAFSRVEHDPLWMFFTVYEKYEEDGEVRYATAGYFTVYQYYSYPQNIRPRVSQILILPPFQKLGIASWLIETTIHNYFVPKDNVADITYEEPTEVIQHIRSIADAKRCMTLPSFSKEHLLTGFSKDMLREAKEKFKINPKQCRVVYEILRLSVTNTKNDADYRNYRVEVKKRLNLNNSKHQRDLLRLQKRGVDVSAALSILPSLEDRIEQLNAEYLQVEKFYHQVLKKLKLVHV; this is translated from the exons ATGACTGCAATCGCAAAACTACAGAATTTTGTTTCCAATGCTGTTGAAAGTACCCGGTTCCGGTTGATCCGGAACGAAAAAGATTTCGACGATGAATCAGTGGCTTTCCACCCAGAAATGGCTCATCAAATATTTGGCGAACAAGAATGCATTTTTGGCTATCGGGATCTAGCGATCGATATCTGTTTCGCTGCTGGTCCTATGGATATTTATTTCAATGTAAAGTATTCGATGAAG GTCGATGATGTCGGTTCGGATGGCGTCAAAGCAGACGATGTAGAAAAAGCTCTCGCTGAATTGGTGGAAGATGGTTGTTACTACACTAACTTGGAGGAATACAAGAAAGTGATCACCGCCAAAATGAAGACCTTCACACCATTTGGAGAGAAAGTCGATGAGTTTCAGGTTAATTCGGGGTTTTCTGGTCTTCAGGCACGAACATTTCAGGTGTACATGACCGACATTAACGAcaaagattttttgaattttcattcGCGACTGGAAACGCTCTCATTCTGGTTTATCGATGCATTCAGCAGAGTCGAGCACGATCCCTTGTGGATGTTTTTCACCGTTTATGAAAAGTACGAGGAAGACGGCGAGGTTCGCTATGCCACTGCTGGATATTTCACCGTATATCAGTATTACTCGTATCCGCAAAATATCAGGCCCCGCGTTAGTCAGATTTTGATTCTGCCTCCCTTCCAAAAGCTTGGCATTGCTTCTTGGTTAATTGAGACT ACTATCCACAACTATTTCGTTCCAAAAGACAACGTCGCGGATATAACGTATGAGGAGCCAACAGAAGTTATCCAGCACATCCGTTCGATCGCAGATGCAAAGCGCTGCATGACACTCCCATCATTTTCGAAGGAACATCTTTTAACCGGCTTCAGTAAGGACATGCTGCGTGAGGCAAAGGAGAAATTTAAG ATAAATCCCAAGCAGTGCAGAGTGGTCTACGAAATCTTGCGGCTGTCAGTGACGAATACTAAAAATGATGCCGACTATCGAAACTATCGAGTGGAGGTGAAAAAACGGTTGAATTTGAACAACAGCAAACACCAGCGAGATTTATTGCGACTGCAAAAGCGAGGAGTTGACGTCAGTGCGGCACTCAGCATTCTGCCTAGCTTGGAGGATCGAATCGAGCAGTTGAATGCGGAGTATTTG CAAGTGGAAAAATTCTACCATCAAGTCCTGAAGAAACTCAAACTGGTTCACGTTTAA